The proteins below are encoded in one region of Paramisgurnus dabryanus chromosome 2, PD_genome_1.1, whole genome shotgun sequence:
- the LOC135743628 gene encoding adhesion G-protein coupled receptor G6-like, which produces MTPFALLMINMTNIDEKQWEILSYISYIGCSLSAVFSAFSILSYIVNSNARKEVSTSIHVSLSAALFHLNISFMLSEWAATLNINEVCVFIAVTIHYSLLCCFTWMAIEALHLYLLLVRVFNIHIKHYMVKLSLIGWGVPALLVGSLLSVHSSSSVYGTKNITLSDTNQTNAICWTTDGVILYAVNISYFILVFLFNSVILILVSRLIFRLQKSDNRPKSKTTCKNASTVLGLMSLLGTTWGLAFFTSGYTNYPILYLFCIFNSTQGFYIFLWMCLTGRTKKQQEEKRTTPTDT; this is translated from the exons ATGACTCCATTTGCTTTGCTTATG ATTAATATGACGAATATTGATGAAAAACAGTGGGAAATCTTGTCATACATCAGCTATATAGGCTGCAGTCTGTCTGCCGTATTTTCTGCTTTCTCCATATTGTCCTATATTGTCAACAG TAATGCCAGGAAAGAAGTGTCCACCAGCATCCATGTGTCTCTGAGCGCTGCTCTGTTTCACCTCAACATCAGCTTCATGCTCAGTGAATGGGCCGCCACACTGAATATAAATgaagtttgtgtgtttattgctGTGACGATACACTACAGTCTGTTGTGTTGTTTCACCTGGATGGCCATTGAAGCTCTGCACCTCTATCTTCTTCTGGTCAGAGTCTTCAACATTCACATCAAGCACTACATGGTCAAGCTCTCTCTCATTGGATGGG GAGTCCCAGCTCTTCTTGTTGGAAGCTTGCTATCAGTTCATAGCAGTAGTTCTGTGTATGGTACTAAAAATATCACATTATCAGACACAAATCAAACAAATGCAAT CTGCTGGACCACAGATGGTGTCATCCTTTATGCTGTGAACATTTCCTACTTTATCCTTGTATTCCTGTTCAACTCTGTAATCCTGATCTTAGTGTCCAGATTAATCTTTAGACTACAAAAATCAGACAACAGACCTAAGAGCAAAACCACTTGCAAGAATGCCAGCACAGTTCTTGGTTTAATGTCTCTGCTGGGGACCACGTGGGGTTTGGCCTTTTTCACTTCTGGATATACAAACTATCCTATTCTTTACCTCTTCTGCATCTTCAACTCAACACAAG GGTTTTACATCTTTCTGTGGATGTGTCTGACAGGGAGGACTAAAAAACAGCAAGAAGAAAAGAGGACTACTCCCACTGACACCTAA